GGAGCTGTCCCGGGTGCAGTCCTTCCGCTGAGCGGGAGCGTCCGGTTCCCCTCCCGGCGTAGCGGCGGTCACACTCGCACCCGTGCGCACTCAGGTGGGGATCATCGGCGCCGGCCCGGCCGGCCTGCTGCTGTCGCGGCTGCTCGCGCTGCGGGGCATCGACTCCGTCGTCCTGGAGAACCGGTCGCGGGACTACGTGCAGGCCCGGATCCGCGCCGGCGTGCTGGAGCAGCACACGGTCGACACGCTGACCGCCGCCGGTCTCGGGGACCGGCTGCGCCGCGAGGGGCTGGAGCACTCCGGCATCCACCTGCAGTACCCGGGGGTGCGCCACACGCTGGACTTCCCGTCGCTGTGCGGGCGCACGGTGTGGGTCTACGGGCAGACCGAGGTGGTCAAGGACCTCATCAGCGCGCAGCTGGACGGCGGCCCGCCGCTGCTGTTCGAGGTGTCCGACGTGAACCCGGAGGACGTCGACACCGACTCCCCCCGCATCCGGTTCACCGACGCCGACGGCGTCCCGCAGGTGCTCGAGTGCGACGCGGTCGCCGGCACCGACGGCTTCCACGGCCCCTCGCGCGCGCTGGTGCAGGCCGCCGGCGGGCGGGTGTGGCAGCGCACCTACCCCTACGCGTGGCTGGGCATCCTGGCCGACGCCGCCCCCGCCACCGACGAGCTGGTCTACGCCTGGCACCCCGAGGGGTTCGCGCTGTACTCGATGCGCTCGCCGTCGGTGTCGCGGCTCTACCTGCAGGTCGACCCGGCCGAGCGGGTCGAGGACTGGTCCGACGAGCGGATCTGGGACGCCCTCGACAGCCGGATGGCCCTGGACGGCTGGTCGGTCAACCGCGGGCCGGTGACGGAGAAGTCGGTGCTGCCGATGCGCTCCTTCGTCAGCGCCCCGATGCGCCGCGGCCGGCTGTTCCTCGCCGGCGACGCCGCGCACATCGTGCCGCCGACCGGCGCCAAGGGTCTCAACCTGGCCGTCGCCGACGTCACCCTGCTCGCCCAGGCGCTGGTCCGGCTGCTGCAGGACAAGGAGACCGACCTGGCCGACACCTACTCCGACCGGGCGCTGGCCCGGGTGTGGCGGTGCACCCACTTCTCGTGGTGGATGACCTCGATGCTGCACACCGCCGGCGACGAGTTCGACGCCGAGCTGCAGCTGTCCCAGCTGCGCCGGGTGTGCTCCTCGGAGCCCGCCGCTCGCGAGCTGGCCGAGAACTACACCGGCCTGCCGCTGGACCTGTAGCGGCGTCTCGTGGCCTTCCGCGCGCGGAAGGCCTCCGGGTCGTGGCCTTCCGCGCGCGGAAGGCCTCCGCAGTCAGGACGGGAAGCGGATCTCGATCCGGGTGATGGTGACCTGGAGACCGCCGGGGAGCAGCGGCCCCACGGCACCGGACCGCGGCCGGCTCACCCGGGTGGCCAGCTCGATGGCGGTGACGGCGGCGGCCGCGGTGAGTGCCACCGCCGAGGCGGCGAGCAGCGGCCCGGCCAGGGCCACCCGGGCCAGCGCGGGGAGCAGCGGCGGCAGCGGCTGCGGCACGCCGCCGGCACCCCGCGGGACGGCGGACCCGTCCCGCCCGAGGATCGCGTCCGGCTCGATCGGCTGCTGTCCGGTCATCGCGTCCTCCGTCCGCGGGGACCCGGCGCCCGGGCCCCCCGCCGTCCATCGTGACGGACCGGACCTGCGGGCGCTCAGCGGCCGGCGTCCAGGAGGGTGAGGACGGCGTCGGCGGTGCCCGGCGCCAGCGGCAGGTGCGGCAGGACGGCGGGCAGCTCGTCGGGCTCGATGCCCTCGGCCAGCAGCGCGGCGAGCACCCGGTCGGCCTGCGCCGGCGGCACCGGCCGGTCCAGGCCGGCGACCGCGGCCCGGGCCAGGAAGACCGCGCCGGAGGCGGCCGGGTCCTCGGCGGGTGCGGGCGGGGGCGGGGCGGCGTCGCGGGCCAGCGCCTCGGCCGCCCGCACCAGCGACAGGGGCAGCCCCTCGGCCTCGACCGCCAGCAGGGGCTGGTCGGCCAGCGCGGCCAGCACCAGGTGCTCGGCCTCGGTGTGCAGCGCGGCCTCCCACTCCCCCGCGCGGACGACACCCGGCAGGTCGCTGCCGTCCTCCCCGAGGTCGTCGAGCAGCTCGGCCCACTCCGCCGGCCGGGTCGCCCGGGCCCGCTCCGCGGCCAGCACGCAGGTGGCCAGCACGAAGGGCTCGAGCACCTCGCGGTCGAACCGGTCGGCGAACAGCACGCCGCCGGCGTCCACCGCGTTGAGCACGTCGCGGAAGCTGCCCGGGCGGGCGTCGCCGAGGTCGAGCCGGCCGTCCTCCTCGCCGGACACCGGCTGCCCGCGGGCGATGCGGTCGCCGATCGTCCCGCCGGTCTCGGTCAGCCGGCCGCGGCGCCGCTCGTGGTGCGGCCGGTCGGACAGGCCCACGCTCCAGGCGCACGTCTCGGCGACGAGGGCGGGCAGCCGCTCGCGGAGCACCTCGCGGCCCAGCCGGCCCATCCAGTCGACGTCGAACACGACACCCTGCGTGCCCCGTGCGCGGTTCAGCCGAACAGCTCACCCAGGAAGGACTGCTTGCGCTTGCCGGAGTGCCCGTACCCGGAGGAGTGCTGCTGCTTCTTCTGCACCTGGCTGAGCACCTCGCCGACGACGGCACCCAGCCCGCCCGCGCCGTACCCCCCGGCCGACCCGTGACCGGAGCCCGACCCGTGACCCGGGCCGCCGTACCCGGCCGGCGCCGTCCCGGAGGCGGAGGACGCCGCCCCGGCCGGCCGGCCGCCGCCGTGCCAGGCGTCCTCGGCGTCGATCAGCCGCTCCAGCTCCCCGCGGTCGAGGAAGATGCCGCGGCACTCGGTGCACTGGTCGACGTGCACCCCGTTGCGCTCGTAGGTGCGCATCGTGCCGTGGCACTTGGGACAGGTCAGCTCCATGGCCGGGCAACGGGTGGCTGCGTCCGCCCGTTCCCACCGACGGGGAGCCCGTCCGCCCCGAGGGTTACCCGCCGGTAGCTCGTGTGGGATCGTCGGGTGCACACCCTGCGAGACGGCGGCTGCCCCGCCGTCAGGAGAGAGGCCCGATGCGGTTGCAACTGTCCCCGGAGCTGGCGTCCTTCCGGGAGGAGATGCGGACGTTCTTCACCACGCAGGTACCGCAGGAGATCCGCGACACCGTCGCGGCCCGCCGGGACCTGACCAAGGAGCAGCTGGTCGAGTCCATGCGGACGCTCAACGCCGCCGGGCTGGCCGTGCCGCACTGGCCGGTGGAGTGGGGCGGCCGCGGCTGGACCCCGTTGCAGATGCACATCTGGCGCGAGGAGATGCAGCTGGCCTGCGTGCCCGAGCCGCTGCCGTTCAACGCCAGCATGATCGGCCCGGTCATCGCCGCGTTCGGCAGCCAGGAGCAGAAGGAGCGCTTCCTCCCCGCGACGGCCAACATCGACATCTGGTGGTGCCAGGGCTTCTCCGAGCCCGACGCCGGCTCCGACCTGGCCAGCCTGCGCACCACCGCCGTCCGCGACGGCGACGACTGGGTCGTCAACGGCCAGAAGACGTGGACGACGCTGGGCCAGCACGCCGACTGGATCTTCTGCCTGGTGCGCACCGACCCGACGGCGGAGAAGAAGCAGCGCGGCATCTCGATGCTGGTCTTCCCGATGGACTCCCCCGGGGTCACGCTGCGCCCGATCGAGCTCATCGACGGCGGGCACGAGGTCAACGAGGTCTTCTTCGAGGACGTCCGCGTCCCCGCCGAGAACCTCGTCGGCGAGGAGAACCGCGGCTGGGACTACGCGAAGTTCCTGCTCGGCAACGAGCGCGTCGGCATCGCCCGCATCGGCGCCACCAAGCGGCTGCTGTCGCAGGCCAAGGCGTACGCCCGCGAGGTCACCGTCGACGGCCGCCCGCTGGCCGCCGAGCCGCGGATGGCCGCCCGCATCGCCGAGCTGGAGAACGAGCTGCTGGCCCTGGAGCTCACCGCGCTCCGGGTCGTCGCGCACTCCACCGACGGCAAGCCGCACCCGGCGTCCTCGGTGCTCAAGCTGCGCGGCTCGGAGCTGCAGCAGGCCGCCACCGAGCTGGTCGTCGACATCGCCGGCCCGCTGTCGGTGTCGTCGTTCGCCGACGGTGGCTCCGCGGTCCCCGACTGGGCCCGGGTGGCCACGCCGGAGTACCTGAACTACCGCAAGGTCTCCATCTACGGAGGCTCCAACGAGGTGCAGCGCACCATCATCGCCGGCACGATCCTGGGGCTGTGAGGCAACCGTGGACTTCACCTTCGACAGCGAGCAGCACGACCTGCGGGAGGCCGTCCGCGGCCTGCTGGAGCGCGCCTACGGCGATGCCGAGCACCGCCGCCGGGTGACCGGCACCGACCCCGGCTTCGACGAGAAGACGTGGGCGCGGATGGCGGAGATGGGCCTGCTGGGCCTGCCCTTCGCCGAGGAGCACGGCGGCATGGGCGCCGGCCCGATCGAGGTGGCCGTCGTCGCCGAGGAGATCGGCCGGGTGCTGGCACCCGAGCCGTTCGTCGAGGCGGTCGTGCTGGCCGGCGGGCTGGTCGCCGCCGCCGGCACCGACGAGCAGCGGGCCGAGGTCCTCGGCGGCATCGCCGAGGGCACCACGCTGGCCGCCGTCGCGCACGCCGAGCCGGGCACCCGCTGGAGCCCGTCGGCCGTGGCCGTCACCGCCACGCGGGACGGCGACTCCTGGACGCTGTCCGGCGTCAAGGAGCCGGTCCTCAACGGCGCCCGCGCCGACGTGCTGGTGGTCTCGGCGGTGGTCGACGGCGGCACCTCGCTGTTCCTCGTCCGCGGGGACGCCGCCGGCCTCACCCGCACCGGCTACCGCACCCACGACGGCGGCCGCGCGGCGCACGTCCGGCTCGACGGCACCCCCGCCGAGCTGCTCGGCGAGAGCGCGGCCGACCGGACGGCGCAGGTCGAGCAGGTGCTGGCGCAGGCGCGCATCGCCTACGCCCACGAGGCCATCGGCTCGATGGACACCGCACTGCGCACCACCGCGGACTACCTCAAGACCCGCAAGCAGTTCGGCGTGACACTCAACCGGTTCCAGGCGCTCACCTTCCGCGCCGCGGACATGTACGTGTCGCTGGAGCTGGCCCGCAGCACCGCGCTGTGGGCCTCGATGGTGCAGGACGCCGGCGGGGACGTCGTCGCCGCGGCCGACCGCGCCCGGCTGCAGACCAGCCGCGCCGGCCGGCACATCGGCAAGGAGGTGATCCAGCTGCACGGCGGGATCGGGGTGACCGCGGAGTACTCCATCGGGCACCACACCAGCCGGCTCACCGCGATCGACCACCTGCTCGGCGACGGGGAGTGGGCGCTGTCCCGGCTGGCCGCCGACGTCGACGCCCACGACACGGTCGACCCGCTCGGGGCGCCCTACACCCGCTGAACCGGGTCTGGTCCTCCCGCCGCTCGCAGGCGCAGGTGGCCCCCCGGCAGGGGCCCGCCGCGAGCCTGCGAGCGGTGGGGGGCCGGGGGGTCCTTCTTCAGCCGAGCATCGCCAGGCGCAGCTCCTCGGCCTCGGTGCGCACCCGCTCGAGCACCGGTGGGACGGCGTCCTCCCCGAGCCGTCCGCAGGTGAGCTCCTCCACCGGCACCGGCACGTGGTCCTCGACGGTCAGCCGGGCGGCGACCTCCAGGGCCGCGCGCAGCAGCGCGCCGTCCTCGCTGGCGGGGTCGTCGACCGCGGTCAGCGGGAGCAGCATGCTCGGCGGGAAGCCCCACTGCTCCAGGGCGACCGCGGTGAGCCGCAGCGCGTGCACGCCGTAGCGGCGCACCTCGGCGACCCGCCGCCCGGCCGCGGTCGGCTCGGCGGCGCACAGCTCGCCGTAGCCGTCCTCGTCGTCGTGGAACAGCAGCGCGGCGCCGAGCGGGGCCAGCAGCCCCAGGCACAGCGCGTCCTGCGGGCGCTCGCCGAAGCGCGGGGCCAGCGCGGCCGAGCCGAGCGCCACGCAGGTGCTCATCGACCAGAACCCCTCCGGCAGCCGCGACTCGTCGTCCAGACCGGTCAGCGCGACGGTGGCCATCGTCCGCACGGTGGTGAAGCCGACGACGGTGACCGCGAACTGCAGCGAGGTGACCCGCCCGCGCATGCCGAAGTAGGCGGAGTTGGCCAGCTTCATCACCCGCCCCGCCAGCGCGACGTCGGAGGCGAGCACCCGGGCCAGCGTGCGCGCGTCGGTGTCCTCGGCGTCGGCGATCGACACCAGCTGGGCGGCGACCGGTGCCTGCGCGGCCATCGTGTCGATGCTGGCCAGCACCCGGTCGAGGTCGAAGGACGGCGCGGCGGCCAGGGTCGCGGGCACGGGCGCTCCCAGGGGTCGGAGGGGGACGGTCATCGGGCGCGCGCGGCGTACCAGGCGGCCGTGGCGGCGCCGGTCATCGGCCGGGCCAGGTCGAAGCCCTGCAGGTGGCCCACGCCGAGCTCCGCGAGCCGGGTGGCCTGCTCCTCGGTCTCCACGCCCTCGGCGACGGTCGTCAGGTCGAGGCTCCGGGCCAGCGCGATGACCGCCGTGGCGATCTCGGCGTGCCCGTCGGCCAGCTCGGCGACGAAGGAGCGGTCCACCTTGAGGCAGTCCACCGGCAGGCGGCGCAGGTGGGCCAGCGAGGAGTAGCCGGTGCCGAAGTCGTCGATGGACAGCGAGACGCCCAGGTCGCGCAGCTGGGTGAGCACCGCGCGGGCTGATGCCGGGTCCCTCGCCAGCGCCGACTCGGTGATCTCGATGGACAGCCGGGTCGGCGCCAGCCCGTGCCGCTCGAGCGCGGTGACGACGGCGCCGTGCAGCCGGCCGTCCAGCTGCAGCGCCGAGACGTTGACGCTGGCCCGCTGCGGAGCGGCCGCGCCCAGCAGCCGGTCCCACTCGGCCAGCTGCCGGCAGGTCAGGTCGAGCACCAGCAGGCCCAGCGCGCCGATCAGGCCGCTCTGCTCGGCCAGGGCGACGAACACCCCCGGGCTGACCGGCCCGCGCTCGGGGTGGTGCCAGCGCGCCAGCGACTCCACGGCCACCGGGGTGCGGTCGTCGGCGCGCAGGATCGGCTGGTACAGCAGGGTGATCTCACGCCGCTCGATGGCCTCGCGCAGCTCGGCCACCAGCCGCAGCTCGTCCCGCGCCCGGTCGCGGGCCCGCTGGTCCAGCACGGTGATCTGACCCTTGCCGCCCGCCTTGGCCTGGTACATCGCGATGTCGCAGTCGCGGATGAGCTCCTCGGCGTCGCCGTGTTCGGCGGTCTGCACGGTCACCCCGACGCTGGCGTGCGGGCGGACGTCCACCCCGCCCAGGGGCACCGGCCGGGCGAGGGCGGCGGAGATCCGCTCGGCCAGGGCCACCGCCTCCGGCTGGTCCACGCCCTCGCAGACCACCACGAACTCGTCACCACCGAAGCGGGCGACCAGGTCGCCGGGGCGCACCGTGGCACGCAGCCGGGTGGCGACCTCGACGAGCAGCTCGTCGCCGGCGGCGTGGCCGAGGGAGTCGTTGACGACCTTGAAGTCGTCCAGGTCGAGGAACAGCACGGCCAGCCCGCCGGTGCCCGGCCGGAACCGCTGGGCCACGTGCCCGGCGAGCAGGGTGCGGTTGGGCAGCCCGGTGAGCGGGTCGTGGCTGGCCTGGTGGGCCAGCCGCGCCTCGAAGGCCAGCCGCTCGGTGACGTCCTCGATGGTGCCGACGAAGCCGGCGCCGACGCCGGGGGTGACCAGGTGGGCGAACCGGATGACCGTCGTGCGCTCGGTGCCGTCGGTGCGGACCAGCCGCGCCGTGGTCTCCCCGTCGCCCCCGCCGAGGACGGCGACCACCTGCTCGATGACGCCGTCGAGGTCCTCGGGGTGCACCGAGGCCATCCAGCCGGTGCCCAGCAACTGCTCGGCCGGCAGCCCCACCAGGGTGCAGAAGGCGTCGTTGACGTGGGCCAGCCGCATGCCCTGCTCCGACAGCAGCGTGGGCACCGGGGAGCGCTCGGTCAGCGTGGTGAAGCGCTGCTCGTGGGCGTCCGCGGTGGCCCGCAGGGCCCGCTCGGAGTCGTGGTCGACCGGCACCAGCCGCAGCGTCCAGGTGCGCCCGCCCGGCGACGGCGTGCAGGTCACCCGGACCTCGACGAGCGCGCCGCTGGCCGTGCGCACCGGCAGGGTCATCCAGGCGGTGCGCTCCCGGCGCAGCAGCAGCCGGACCTCACCGCCGCGCAGCGTGGGCACCAGGGCGGAGACCGGCAGCGCGCGCAGGTCGGCCAGCCCGTAGCCGAGCAGCCGGGTGGCGCCCTCGTTGCCCCAGGCGATCCGCGGGGTGCCGCCGACCAGCTCGGCGACGAGGAATACGAGGGTGTCGCTCACCGCGGCCCCGTAGAAGACCGAGGAGACGACCTCGGGCGGCACCGACGACTCGGCGGTCGCGCTCGTCGCGGTCATCCACCCTCCCCCCACGTGGCGGCGCCCGGCACCCGTGCCGGTCGTCCGTCCTCCAGAGGAGTACGCCACCCCGGGGTGCACCTCCAGTCGGCGACGCCGGCCCTCACCCGCCCGGGTGGCGCCGCAGGCCCGGTCGCGGGGCCGGCCGCCACCGGCACTGCGGAGGGTGAGCGTTCCCATCCGGCCCGCCGCACGGCACACTCCGCGGGGACGGCGGAGCGCTGCGGGGTGCCCCGCGCCCGCCGTCCCCCCGACCCGCGCAGGAGGGACCGCACGTGCTCATCGGAGTGCCCAGGGAGACCCGGCCCGGCGAGACCCGCGTGGCGGCGACACCGGCCACCGTGCGCCGGCTGGCCGCGCTCGGCCACGAGGTGCTGGTGGAGACCGGCGCCGGGGCGGGCGCCAGCCTCCCCGACGACGCCTACCTCGAGGCCGGCGCCCGGCTGGGCACCCGCGCGCAGGCGTGGGGTGCGGACCTGGTGCTGCACGTGGCCCGGCCGACCGTCGAGGAGGTCGGCCTGCTGCGGGAGGGCGCGGTGCTGGTCAGCACCCTGGCGCCGGCACTGGACGCCGACCTGCTGGCCGCGCTCGCCGCCCGGCCGGTCACCGCGCTGGCCATGGACGCCGTGCCGCGCATCTCCCGCGCCCAGTCGCTGGACGTGCTGTCCTCGATGGCCAACATCGCCGGCTACCGGGCGGTCATCGAGGCCGCGCACGCCTTCGGCCGCTCCTTCACCGGCCAGGTGACCGCGGCCGGCAAGGTGCCCCCGGCGACCGTGCTCGTCGTCGGCGCCGGCGTCGCCGGGCTGGCCGCGATCGGGGCGGCCAGCAGCCTGGGCGCCGTCGTCCGCGCCACCGACGTCCGCCCCGAGGTCGCCGAGCAGATCGCCTCGATGGGCGGCCAGTACGTCGGCGTGCCCGCCGGCGAGGAGGAGCAGGCCGCCGGCGGCGGGACCGGCTACGCGTCGGTGACCAGCGAGGACTTCAACGCCCGGGCGGCGGTGATGTACGCCCAGCAGGTGCGGGAGGTCGACATCGTGATCACCACCGCGCTGATCCCCGGCCGCCCGGCGCCGCGGCTGATCACCGAGGAGATGGTGGCCTCGATGAGCCCGGGCAGCGTGGTGCTGGACATGGCCGCCGCGCAGGGCGGCAACGTGGCCGGCTCGGTGCCCGACCAGGTGGTCCGCACCCCGAACGGGGTCACGATCATCGGCTACACCGACCTGCCCGCCCGGCTGCCCGGGCAGGCCTCGCAGCTGTTCGGCACCAACCTGGTCAACCTGGTCACCCTGCTCACCCCCGGCAAGGACGGCCGGCTGGTGCTCGACCTGGACGACGTCGTGCAGCGCTCGATGACCGTGGTGCGCGACGGCGAGCTGCTCTGGCCACCCCCACCGGTGCAGGTGTCCGCGGCGCCGGCCCCCGGGGCCTCGGCCGCACCGGCGCCCCGCCCCGCCGCGACGCCGGCCGTCCGGGAACCGCGCTCCCCCACCCGCACCGCGGCCGTCGTGGGCGTCGCGGCGCTGCTGCTGTTCCTGCTGGCCGCCGCCTCGCCGAGCCAGCTGATCGGCAACCTGACGGTGTTCGCGCTGGCCGTCGTCGTGGGCTTCTACGTCATCGGCAACGTGCACCACGCGCTGCACACGCCGCTGATGAGCGTCACCAACGCGATCTCCGGGATCATCGTGGTCGGCGCCCTGCTGCAGGTCGGCCACACCAGCGCCGTGGTGACGGTGCTGGCCACGATCGCCGTCCTGGTCGCCAGCATCAACGTATTCGGCGGCTTCGCGGTGACCCGCCGTATGCTCGCCATGTTCACCCGCGGCCCGGCCCGCGCCACCCCGGCCCTCAGCGCCACCCCCGTCACGAGCAGGGAGCGCTGACCGGTGACCACCACGTCCGCCGCGGCCGCCGCCTACGTCGTCGCCGCGCTGCTGTTCGTCCTCAGCTTGGCCGGCCTGTCCCGCCACGAGACGGCGAAGTCCGGCAACGCCGCCGGGATCGCCGGCATGGCGGTCGCCCTGGCCGCCACCGTCGGGCTGGCCGCGCAGAGCATCTCGGCCGCCGCCGTCGGGCTGATCGTCGTGGCCATGGCCGGCGGGGCCGCGATCGGGCTGTGGCGGGCCCGCAGCGTCGAGATGACCGGCATGCCCGAGCTGATCGCCCTGCTGCACAGCTTCGTCGGCCTGGCCGCGGTCCTGGTCGGGTGGAACGGCTACCTGTCGGTGGAGGCCCGCCCGGGCGAGCAGGAGGAGGTGCCCGCCGAGCTGCTCGGCATCCACTCCGCCGAGGTGGCGATCGGCGTCTTCATCGGCGCGGTCACCCTCACCGGCTCGGTCGTCGCCTTCCTCAAGCTGTCCGCCCGGATCAAGAGCAACCCGCTGATGCTGCCCGGGCGCACCTGGCTCAACCTGGGCGCGCTGGTCGCCTTCGCCGCGCTCACCGTCGCCTTCGTCGCCACGCCGTCCCTCGGCCTGCTGCTCGCGGTGACCGCGCTGGCCCTGGCGCTGGGCTGGCACCTGGTCGCCTCCATCGGCGGCGGCGACATGCCGGTCGTCGTGTCCATGCTCAACAGCTACTCGGGCTGGGCCGCGGCCGCGTCGGGCTTCCTGCTGGACAACGACCTGCTCATCATCACCGGCGCCCTGGTCGGCTCCTCCGGTGCCTACCTGTCCTGGATCATGTGCCGGGCGATGAACCGCTCCTTCCTGTCGGTCATCGCCGGCGGCTTCGGCAACGAGGGCAGCACCGCCTCCGGCACCGAGGACGGCGTGCACACCGAGACCACCGCCGAGGAGGTCGCCGAGCTGCTGCGCGACGCGCGGTCGGTGGTGATCACCCCCGGGTACGGGATGGCGGTGGCCCACGCGCAGTACCCGGTCGCCGAGCTGACCCGCACGCTCACCGAGAAGGGCATCGAGGTGCGGTTCGGCATCCACCCGGTCGCCGGCCGGCTGCCCGGGCACATGAACGTGCTGCTGGCCGAGGCGAAGGTCCCCTACGACGTCGTCCTGGAGATGGACGAGATCAACGACGACCTGGCCAAGACCGACGTCGTGCTGGTCATCGGCGCCAACGACACGGTCAACCCGGCCGCGCTGGAGGACCCGGGCAGCCCGATCGCCGGCATGCCGGTGCTGCAGGTGTGGGAGGCCGAGCACGTCGTGGTGTTCAAGCGGTCGATGAGCACCGGCTACGCCGGCGTGCAGAACCCGCTGTTCTTCCGGGAGAACACCCGCATGCTCTTCGGGGACGCCCGCGTCCGGGTGGAGGACATCCTCAAGGCGCTGTAGCCGGTTGCGGGGGCGGCCGCCGTCCCCCACGGTTGGCCGGTGGACCCCTTCCGCGGCCTGGGCCTGCCCCGCATCCCGGGGCTGTCCGACCTGGTCGACGTCCTGCGCGAGCAGACCGAGGCGCTGGCCCAGCTGCCCCGCACCATGGCCGAGCTGAACACCGCCGTCCGGGAGCTGATCGCGGCCACCCGGGTGGCCACCGAGACCGTCGCGTCCGCCCAGCGGACCGCCGAGCGGCTGGAGGGCCTGGTCGAGGAGCTGGAGGAGCCGGTGCGGGCGCTGCGGCCCGGCCTGGAGCGCGTCGGGCGGGTGCTCGACGACCCGGTGGTCGACACCGTGCCCGAGACGCTGCGCACCGTCGCGGAGGACCTGCTGCCGCTGGTGCACGGGCTGCGGCAGGCCACCGACCGGGTCGGCTCGGTGACCGGCCTGCTGCGCCGCCGCCCGCGGCCGGACGAGCCGGGCGGCTAGGTCCGCTCGAGCAGGAAGGCGAAGCGGTCCGGCCGGCCGCGGGCGTCCATGAGCCCGAGCAGCAGGTCCGGGGTGACCTGCCGGAAGACGTCGACGACCGGCAGCCGGTCGTAGACCAGCGCGGTCGTGGGCACGCCGCGGTGCACCACCGGCCACAGCCGGGCGGCGGGGCGGCGGGTGGTGAGCAGCGGGCGCGCGACGGCGAACGCCAGCCGGGCCGGTCGGCTGCGGGCCGGCCCGGGACGGCGGTGCAGCAGGGCGAGCGGGGCGAGCGTCGGGTCGACCGGGCGCGGCCGGCCGGACCGGTCGGGGAACAGCAGCGGGTGCACGGTGTCGGCGTCGAGGACCTCCTTGCCCCACCAGCCGTGGGCGGTGAGCAGCCCGTCCAGGGGGTGGCCGGTGGGCAGCTCGGCACCCCGCCAGCGGCCGGTCAGCACCGCCACGGTCACCCCGGGCAGCCGGTCGGCGAACGCGAGGACGTCGGCCGCTGCCGCCCCGCCGCGGTGCCGCTGCACCCACCGCTCGGCGTCGGTCACGTGGCCTCCCAGCGCGCCGGGTGCTCCAGGCCGTCGGGCAGGACCGTGGCGGCGTCGCCGCGGGCGGCGGCGACCTGGCGCCGGGTGAGGAACAGCGCCCCGGCCAGACGAAGGACCCCCCGCCCCCCACCGCTCGCACGCTCGCGGCGGGCCCCTGCGGGGGGCCGGCGCCGCAGGTCGGCCGCGACCAGGTCGGCGCCGCGCCGGTCCCGGCCGCGCGGCCGCAGGCCGGAGCGGGCCAGCTCGCTGACCGAGCCCAGCAGCGCGCCGGCCTCGGCCTGCAGGACGGTGGTGTCGACGGCGGCGAGCTCCGCGGGCGCCGCTGCGGTGAGCCGTCCGGCGCGCTCCCGGAGGGCGCCGAGCTCGCGGTGCAGCGGCGCGGCGGCGTCCAGGGCGAGGGCCTCGGCGAGGTACCAGAGCAGCTCGTGCAGCAGCCGCTGCACGCCGAACGCCGCCGGCCGCCCGCAGGGGCCCGCTGCGAGCGTGCGAGCGGTGGGGGGCGGGGGGTCCTTCTGCTGGCCGGCCCCGAAGCAGTCGAAGACCGTGCACCCGGGGAACCCGCGCTCGCGCAGCTCGCCGTGGATGCCGCAGCGGGAGTCCCGCTGCAGGTGCCGGCAGGCCACCCCGGCCGGCTTGTCGACCGCGAAGTCCGCCGAGGCGGCGAACGCCGGCGCGACGCAGCACAACCCCGCGCAGGAGGCACAGTCGGCCCGCAGCCGGCGGCGGTCGTCAGCGGCGGCGGTCACGACGGCCCATGATGCCGGGTGGACGTGCTGA
This window of the Geodermatophilus sp. DSM 44513 genome carries:
- a CDS encoding 4-hydroxybenzoate 3-monooxygenase; this encodes MRTQVGIIGAGPAGLLLSRLLALRGIDSVVLENRSRDYVQARIRAGVLEQHTVDTLTAAGLGDRLRREGLEHSGIHLQYPGVRHTLDFPSLCGRTVWVYGQTEVVKDLISAQLDGGPPLLFEVSDVNPEDVDTDSPRIRFTDADGVPQVLECDAVAGTDGFHGPSRALVQAAGGRVWQRTYPYAWLGILADAAPATDELVYAWHPEGFALYSMRSPSVSRLYLQVDPAERVEDWSDERIWDALDSRMALDGWSVNRGPVTEKSVLPMRSFVSAPMRRGRLFLAGDAAHIVPPTGAKGLNLAVADVTLLAQALVRLLQDKETDLADTYSDRALARVWRCTHFSWWMTSMLHTAGDEFDAELQLSQLRRVCSSEPAARELAENYTGLPLDL
- a CDS encoding zf-TFIIB domain-containing protein, yielding MELTCPKCHGTMRTYERNGVHVDQCTECRGIFLDRGELERLIDAEDAWHGGGRPAGAASSASGTAPAGYGGPGHGSGSGHGSAGGYGAGGLGAVVGEVLSQVQKKQQHSSGYGHSGKRKQSFLGELFG
- a CDS encoding acyl-CoA dehydrogenase family protein yields the protein MRLQLSPELASFREEMRTFFTTQVPQEIRDTVAARRDLTKEQLVESMRTLNAAGLAVPHWPVEWGGRGWTPLQMHIWREEMQLACVPEPLPFNASMIGPVIAAFGSQEQKERFLPATANIDIWWCQGFSEPDAGSDLASLRTTAVRDGDDWVVNGQKTWTTLGQHADWIFCLVRTDPTAEKKQRGISMLVFPMDSPGVTLRPIELIDGGHEVNEVFFEDVRVPAENLVGEENRGWDYAKFLLGNERVGIARIGATKRLLSQAKAYAREVTVDGRPLAAEPRMAARIAELENELLALELTALRVVAHSTDGKPHPASSVLKLRGSELQQAATELVVDIAGPLSVSSFADGGSAVPDWARVATPEYLNYRKVSIYGGSNEVQRTIIAGTILGL
- a CDS encoding acyl-CoA dehydrogenase family protein: MDFTFDSEQHDLREAVRGLLERAYGDAEHRRRVTGTDPGFDEKTWARMAEMGLLGLPFAEEHGGMGAGPIEVAVVAEEIGRVLAPEPFVEAVVLAGGLVAAAGTDEQRAEVLGGIAEGTTLAAVAHAEPGTRWSPSAVAVTATRDGDSWTLSGVKEPVLNGARADVLVVSAVVDGGTSLFLVRGDAAGLTRTGYRTHDGGRAAHVRLDGTPAELLGESAADRTAQVEQVLAQARIAYAHEAIGSMDTALRTTADYLKTRKQFGVTLNRFQALTFRAADMYVSLELARSTALWASMVQDAGGDVVAAADRARLQTSRAGRHIGKEVIQLHGGIGVTAEYSIGHHTSRLTAIDHLLGDGEWALSRLAADVDAHDTVDPLGAPYTR
- a CDS encoding HDOD domain-containing protein — protein: MPATLAAAPSFDLDRVLASIDTMAAQAPVAAQLVSIADAEDTDARTLARVLASDVALAGRVMKLANSAYFGMRGRVTSLQFAVTVVGFTTVRTMATVALTGLDDESRLPEGFWSMSTCVALGSAALAPRFGERPQDALCLGLLAPLGAALLFHDDEDGYGELCAAEPTAAGRRVAEVRRYGVHALRLTAVALEQWGFPPSMLLPLTAVDDPASEDGALLRAALEVAARLTVEDHVPVPVEELTCGRLGEDAVPPVLERVRTEAEELRLAMLG
- a CDS encoding EAL domain-containing protein — protein: MTATSATAESSVPPEVVSSVFYGAAVSDTLVFLVAELVGGTPRIAWGNEGATRLLGYGLADLRALPVSALVPTLRGGEVRLLLRRERTAWMTLPVRTASGALVEVRVTCTPSPGGRTWTLRLVPVDHDSERALRATADAHEQRFTTLTERSPVPTLLSEQGMRLAHVNDAFCTLVGLPAEQLLGTGWMASVHPEDLDGVIEQVVAVLGGGDGETTARLVRTDGTERTTVIRFAHLVTPGVGAGFVGTIEDVTERLAFEARLAHQASHDPLTGLPNRTLLAGHVAQRFRPGTGGLAVLFLDLDDFKVVNDSLGHAAGDELLVEVATRLRATVRPGDLVARFGGDEFVVVCEGVDQPEAVALAERISAALARPVPLGGVDVRPHASVGVTVQTAEHGDAEELIRDCDIAMYQAKAGGKGQITVLDQRARDRARDELRLVAELREAIERREITLLYQPILRADDRTPVAVESLARWHHPERGPVSPGVFVALAEQSGLIGALGLLVLDLTCRQLAEWDRLLGAAAPQRASVNVSALQLDGRLHGAVVTALERHGLAPTRLSIEITESALARDPASARAVLTQLRDLGVSLSIDDFGTGYSSLAHLRRLPVDCLKVDRSFVAELADGHAEIATAVIALARSLDLTTVAEGVETEEQATRLAELGVGHLQGFDLARPMTGAATAAWYAARAR